In one Sulfitobacter sp. LCG007 genomic region, the following are encoded:
- a CDS encoding outer membrane protein — translation MHKFKIAAAGLAASTILAAPAFAGSATQPAYEPVPVAPVAVAPVTYPSDWTGFYGGVQLGYGDVEDGDSNDGNGGIYGVHAGYNHDFGNWVAGAEIDYDKLDLDIGDVGTADEIARLKLKAGYDFGDTLVYGTAGSARIYTSEGDDTGGFYGIGASYKVSDNWIVGAEALRHEFDDTDLDTVTLRASYKF, via the coding sequence ATGCACAAGTTCAAGATTGCCGCCGCGGGCCTCGCAGCTTCCACGATCCTCGCAGCCCCCGCCTTCGCGGGAAGCGCCACCCAGCCTGCGTATGAGCCGGTACCGGTTGCGCCCGTTGCCGTGGCGCCGGTGACATATCCCAGTGACTGGACCGGTTTCTACGGCGGTGTCCAGCTTGGCTACGGCGATGTCGAGGACGGCGACAGCAACGACGGAAACGGCGGGATCTACGGTGTCCATGCCGGATACAACCACGACTTCGGCAACTGGGTCGCGGGTGCGGAGATCGACTATGACAAGCTCGATCTGGATATCGGCGACGTCGGCACGGCGGACGAGATCGCGCGGCTGAAGCTGAAGGCAGGCTACGATTTCGGCGATACGCTGGTCTACGGTACCGCAGGTTCCGCCCGGATCTATACCTCGGAGGGAGACGACACCGGCGGGTTCTACGGCATCGGCGCCTCCTACAAGGTCAGTGACAACTGGATCGTCGGTGCGGAGGCCCTGCGCCACGAATTCGACGATACCGATCTCGACACCGTCACCCTGCGCGCGTCCTACAAGTTCTGA
- a CDS encoding pyridoxal phosphate-dependent aminotransferase codes for MQVSKRLQGITGGGSDGWELFEKARRMIADGIPVTELTIGEHDIRTAAPILKAMHEAALGGHTGYAAVPGVRALREAVAKRVTERTGVATTRDNVLITPGGQSALFAAHMATCDPGDRALFVDPFYATYPGTIRAAGAVPVAIEARAEDAFQPRAEAIAGAARGAASLLVNSPNNPTGVVYSRATLEGIARVCRDEDLWLISDEVYDTQVWEGEHISPRSLGDMAERTLVVGSMSKSHAMTGSRIGWLVGPEEAIAHLMNLSTHTTYGVPGYIQDAALFALEQGPQFEAAIAEPFRRRRALAKRILDRQNTIGLVPAGGAMYLMLDIRATGLTAEAFAYDLLDTHRIAVMPGESFGNAAAGHVRVAMTVDDDAFEQALATLVGHAERRAAA; via the coding sequence ATGCAGGTTTCGAAACGGTTGCAGGGGATCACGGGTGGCGGTTCCGATGGCTGGGAGCTGTTCGAGAAGGCCCGCCGGATGATCGCCGACGGCATCCCGGTGACCGAGCTTACCATCGGCGAGCATGATATCCGCACGGCGGCCCCGATCCTGAAGGCGATGCACGAGGCGGCGCTTGGCGGGCATACGGGCTATGCCGCCGTGCCGGGTGTCAGGGCGCTTCGCGAGGCGGTGGCCAAGCGCGTCACCGAGCGCACCGGCGTGGCGACGACCCGCGACAACGTGCTGATCACGCCGGGCGGGCAGTCGGCACTTTTCGCCGCGCATATGGCGACCTGCGATCCGGGCGACCGCGCGCTTTTCGTCGACCCCTTCTATGCCACCTATCCCGGCACGATCCGGGCGGCGGGGGCGGTTCCGGTCGCCATCGAGGCGCGCGCCGAAGACGCTTTCCAACCCCGCGCCGAGGCGATTGCCGGCGCAGCCCGGGGCGCGGCGTCGCTGCTGGTGAACTCACCCAACAATCCGACGGGTGTCGTCTATTCCCGCGCGACGCTCGAGGGGATCGCACGGGTTTGCCGGGACGAGGATCTCTGGCTGATCTCGGACGAGGTCTACGACACGCAGGTCTGGGAGGGCGAGCACATCTCACCGCGCAGTCTCGGCGACATGGCCGAACGGACGCTTGTCGTCGGCTCGATGTCCAAGAGCCATGCCATGACCGGATCTCGCATCGGCTGGCTGGTGGGACCGGAAGAGGCGATCGCGCATCTGATGAATCTTTCCACGCACACCACCTACGGTGTGCCGGGCTACATCCAGGACGCCGCCCTTTTCGCTCTCGAGCAGGGACCGCAATTCGAGGCCGCGATCGCCGAGCCCTTCCGCCGGCGCCGCGCACTGGCCAAGCGGATCCTGGATCGCCAGAATACCATCGGCCTCGTGCCGGCGGGCGGGGCGATGTACCTGATGCTCGACATACGCGCGACCGGCCTGACGGCCGAGGCATTCGCCTACGACCTGCTCGACACGCATCGCATCGCTGTCATGCCGGGCGAGAGCTTCGGCAATGCCGCAGCGGGGCATGTCCGGGTCGCGATGACAGTCGATGACGACGCCTTCGAACAGGCGCTCGCCACGCTTGTGGGACATGCAGAGCGCCGGGCGGCCGCCTGA
- the cysS gene encoding cysteine--tRNA ligase, whose translation MTTQIKLHNTRTRRKEVFEPIDPRNVRMYVCGPTVYDRAHLGNARPVIVFDVLNRLLRHVYGPEHVTYVRNFTDVDDKINARAAESGRSIREITDETTRWYLEDMAAVGALEPDEMPRATEWIPAMVALIERLIGQGHAYEAEGHVLFAVESYANYGALSGRSIDDMIAGARVEVAPYKRNPMDFVLWKPSDETQPGWDSPWGRGRPGWHIECSAMAHELLGESFDIHGGGNDLMFPHHENEIAQSCCAFPDGDFARYWLHNEMLQVEGKKMSKSLGNFFTVRDLLNQGVPGEVIRFIMLSTHYRKPMDWTADKARQAEDTLRKWRAMTDGIEVGTVSSAALDAISDDINTAGVITELHRLAGAGDAAGLKATAGLVGLLEDALGGWETTRYVTSGNLKIGTAESAASKIDAFIEKRAHAKAAKDYAEADRIRSVLEAAGIVVKDGPGGTEWSFGPFVSLSKLESL comes from the coding sequence ATGACGACCCAGATCAAGCTGCACAACACCCGGACCCGCCGCAAGGAGGTGTTCGAGCCGATAGATCCCAGGAACGTGCGCATGTATGTCTGCGGTCCCACGGTCTACGACCGGGCCCATCTGGGCAACGCGCGGCCCGTGATCGTCTTCGACGTGCTCAACCGTCTGCTGCGCCACGTCTACGGGCCCGAGCATGTGACCTATGTGCGCAACTTCACCGACGTGGACGACAAGATCAACGCACGCGCGGCCGAGAGCGGGCGCAGCATCCGCGAGATCACGGACGAGACCACGCGCTGGTATCTCGAGGACATGGCGGCCGTCGGCGCGCTGGAGCCCGACGAGATGCCGCGCGCGACCGAGTGGATCCCGGCAATGGTCGCCCTCATCGAGCGGCTGATCGGGCAGGGGCATGCCTACGAGGCCGAGGGCCACGTGCTGTTCGCCGTGGAAAGCTATGCGAATTACGGCGCACTCTCGGGCCGTTCCATCGACGACATGATCGCCGGCGCCCGCGTCGAGGTCGCCCCCTACAAGCGCAATCCGATGGATTTCGTGCTCTGGAAACCGTCCGACGAGACCCAGCCGGGCTGGGACAGCCCGTGGGGACGGGGGCGTCCGGGCTGGCACATCGAATGTTCGGCGATGGCCCATGAGCTGCTGGGGGAAAGCTTCGACATCCACGGCGGCGGCAACGACCTGATGTTTCCCCACCACGAGAACGAGATCGCCCAGAGTTGCTGCGCATTCCCCGACGGCGATTTCGCGCGCTATTGGCTGCACAACGAGATGCTGCAGGTGGAAGGCAAGAAGATGTCCAAGTCCCTGGGCAATTTCTTTACTGTGCGGGACCTGCTCAATCAGGGCGTGCCGGGCGAGGTGATCCGGTTCATCATGCTGTCGACACATTACCGGAAGCCGATGGACTGGACGGCAGACAAGGCGCGTCAGGCGGAGGACACGCTCAGGAAGTGGCGCGCCATGACGGATGGCATAGAAGTCGGAACGGTTTCCTCCGCCGCGCTGGACGCAATTTCCGATGATATCAACACCGCCGGTGTCATCACAGAACTGCACCGGCTCGCCGGGGCAGGCGACGCTGCTGGACTGAAAGCCACGGCGGGACTGGTTGGGTTATTGGAAGATGCGCTCGGCGGGTGGGAAACGACACGCTATGTGACTTCAGGAAACCTGAAGATCGGTACGGCAGAAAGCGCAGCCTCGAAAATTGACGCATTCATTGAGAAGAGGGCGCATGCAAAGGCTGCAAAGGACTATGCCGAAGCGGATCGTATTAGGTCTGTATTGGAGGCCGCCGGTATTGTCGTGAAAGACGGTCCAGGTGGTACCGAATGGTCATTCGGACCATTCGTTAGCCTTTCCAAACTGGAGTCCCTGTAA
- the cimA gene encoding citramalate synthase — MTRTRLYLYDTTLRDGQQTQGVQFSTDEKRVIAQSLDSLGVDYIEGGWPGANPTDSAFFETAPQTRATMTAFGMTKRAGMSAENDDVLAAVVNANTKSVCLVGKTHDFHVTTALGITLEENLENIAKSIAHLVAEGREALFDAEHFFDGYKANPDYALTCLRAALDAGARWVVLCDTNGGTLPAEVERITAEVIAAGIPGESLGIHTHDDTENAVACSLAAIDAGARQVQGTLNGLGERCGNANLTALIPILLLKEPYASRYETGVTKEALRGLTRISRSLDEILNRVPKRQAAFVGSSAFAHKAGLHASAMLKDPSTYEHVDPALVGNARIIPMSNQAGQSNLRERLQAAGIAVRKGDPALGLILDTIKTREAEGYSYDTAQASFELLAREALGQMPDFFEVKRYRVTVERRKNKHDRMVSLSEAVVVVKIDGEKKLSVSESMDELGSDRGPVNALAKALAKDLGPYQEIIDDLRLVDFKVRITQGGTEAVTRVIIDSEDEEGRRWSTVGVSANIIDASFEALVDSIRWKLVRDT; from the coding sequence ATGACCCGCACCCGCCTCTATCTCTACGACACCACCCTGCGCGACGGGCAGCAGACGCAGGGCGTGCAATTCTCCACCGACGAGAAACGCGTGATCGCGCAATCCCTCGACAGCCTCGGTGTCGACTATATCGAAGGCGGCTGGCCCGGCGCGAACCCCACCGACTCGGCCTTTTTCGAAACCGCCCCGCAGACCCGCGCAACCATGACCGCCTTCGGCATGACCAAGCGCGCCGGCATGTCCGCCGAGAACGACGACGTCCTCGCCGCCGTGGTGAATGCGAACACGAAATCCGTCTGCCTCGTCGGCAAGACCCATGACTTCCACGTCACCACGGCGCTTGGCATCACGCTCGAGGAAAACCTCGAGAACATCGCGAAATCCATCGCCCATCTGGTCGCTGAAGGCCGAGAAGCCCTCTTCGACGCCGAGCATTTCTTCGACGGCTACAAGGCCAACCCCGACTACGCCCTGACCTGCCTGCGGGCCGCGCTCGATGCCGGGGCGCGCTGGGTCGTGCTCTGCGACACCAATGGTGGCACGCTGCCCGCCGAGGTCGAGCGCATCACCGCCGAGGTCATCGCTGCCGGCATCCCCGGCGAAAGCCTCGGCATCCACACCCATGACGACACCGAGAATGCCGTGGCCTGCAGCCTCGCCGCCATCGACGCCGGCGCGCGCCAGGTGCAGGGCACGCTCAACGGCCTCGGCGAGCGCTGCGGCAATGCCAACCTCACCGCGCTGATCCCGATCCTGCTGCTCAAGGAACCCTACGCATCCCGCTACGAGACCGGCGTGACGAAGGAGGCCCTGCGCGGGCTGACCCGCATCAGCCGCAGCCTCGACGAGATCCTGAACCGCGTCCCGAAGCGCCAGGCGGCTTTCGTCGGTTCGTCGGCATTCGCGCACAAGGCCGGGCTGCATGCCTCGGCGATGCTCAAGGACCCGTCGACCTACGAACATGTGGACCCGGCCCTTGTCGGCAACGCCCGCATCATTCCGATGTCGAACCAGGCCGGCCAGTCCAACCTGCGCGAGCGGCTTCAGGCGGCGGGGATCGCGGTCCGCAAGGGCGACCCGGCGCTGGGCCTGATCCTCGACACGATCAAGACCCGCGAGGCCGAGGGCTATTCCTACGATACCGCCCAGGCGAGCTTCGAGCTGCTCGCGCGCGAGGCGCTGGGCCAGATGCCGGACTTCTTCGAGGTCAAGCGCTACCGGGTCACCGTCGAGCGGCGCAAGAACAAGCACGACCGCATGGTCAGCCTCTCCGAAGCGGTCGTGGTGGTGAAGATCGACGGAGAGAAGAAGCTCTCGGTATCGGAATCCATGGACGAACTGGGCAGCGATCGCGGGCCCGTCAATGCGCTCGCCAAGGCGCTGGCCAAGGATCTCGGCCCCTATCAGGAGATCATCGACGACCTCAGGCTGGTCGACTTCAAGGTCCGCATCACCCAGGGCGGCACCGAGGCGGTGACCCGCGTCATCATCGACAGCGAGGACGAAGAGGGGCGGCGCTGGTCCACGGTCGGCGTCTCGGCGAACATCATCGACGCTTCCTTCGAGGCCCTGGTCGACTCGATCCGCTGGAAGCTGGTCCGCGACACGTGA
- a CDS encoding squalene/phytoene synthase family protein: MSAGRRTLSPDIVACARIVERGDPLRFRAAMAAPVAARDRLFPIYAFNVEVARAPWLTSEPMIAEMRLQWWRDVAQEIAQGGPVRRHEVATPLARAVTPGLAPLLDEIAASRRWDIHGNPFEDRAALERHIDGTAGNLAWLAACALGEADEGVIRDAAFAAGLAAWLRAVPELTARGRHPLPDRAPDAISSLAAQGLKRLARARSARAAVSSAARPALLILQDTGPALRAARRAPGLVATGGLPPPGLTARAAFLIRTLSGRW; the protein is encoded by the coding sequence GTGAGCGCGGGCCGAAGAACCCTGTCGCCCGACATCGTCGCCTGCGCGCGCATCGTCGAACGCGGCGACCCGCTGCGCTTCCGCGCCGCCATGGCGGCGCCCGTCGCGGCCCGCGACCGGCTTTTCCCGATCTACGCCTTCAACGTGGAGGTTGCGCGCGCGCCCTGGCTCACCTCAGAGCCGATGATCGCCGAAATGCGCCTGCAATGGTGGCGCGACGTCGCGCAGGAGATCGCGCAGGGCGGCCCCGTCCGCCGCCACGAGGTCGCGACACCTCTCGCCAGGGCCGTGACCCCCGGCCTTGCTCCGCTGCTGGACGAAATCGCGGCGTCGCGCCGCTGGGATATCCACGGCAATCCGTTCGAGGACCGCGCCGCGCTCGAGCGCCATATCGACGGCACCGCCGGCAATCTCGCCTGGCTCGCCGCCTGCGCGCTCGGCGAGGCCGACGAGGGCGTCATACGCGATGCCGCCTTCGCTGCGGGCCTCGCCGCCTGGCTCCGCGCGGTTCCTGAACTCACCGCCCGAGGGCGCCATCCGCTGCCGGACCGTGCGCCGGATGCCATCTCGTCCCTTGCCGCCCAGGGACTGAAGCGCCTCGCCCGGGCCCGCTCCGCCCGCGCCGCGGTTTCTTCCGCCGCGCGCCCGGCTCTTCTGATCCTTCAAGACACCGGCCCCGCGCTGAGGGCGGCCCGCCGTGCGCCCGGGCTGGTGGCGACTGGCGGCCTCCCACCGCCGGGCCTGACGGCCCGTGCCGCATTCCTCATCCGCACCCTTTCGGGACGCTGGTAG
- a CDS encoding MFS transporter, with translation MHHVDDSRARRNVKVLVAAQALIGAQLPMIFTIGGLAGQSLAPNPCFATLPISLIVLGSMLAATPMSALMQRFGRRAGFMTGAGFGAIGGIVGALGLMLASFPVFLAGSLLTGIYFSAHGFYRFAAADTASDGYRPKAISYVMAGGLVSAIVGPQMVKFTADAFVVPFLGTYAAVVALNLAGALLFLFLDIPRPPVPDRDAPRGRTRMELLRTPRIAVAVICAMVCYAMMNLVMTSTPLAVVGCGFSKSDAADVVTSHVLAMYIPSFFTGHLIARFGVERIMSLGLAILACAGLVALNGVALGNFFGALVLLGLGWNFGFIGATTMLAASHTPAERGRMQGLNDLLVFGGVTLASLASGGLMNCSGGTPVEGWTAVNLAMVPALTLAGGALIWLVLRPRRAAF, from the coding sequence ATGCATCATGTCGACGACAGCCGCGCCCGGCGCAACGTGAAGGTCCTGGTGGCGGCGCAGGCCCTGATCGGCGCGCAGCTGCCGATGATCTTCACAATCGGCGGGCTTGCCGGCCAGTCTCTCGCGCCGAACCCGTGTTTCGCAACCCTTCCCATTTCCCTGATCGTCCTCGGCTCGATGCTGGCGGCGACACCGATGTCGGCGCTCATGCAGCGCTTCGGGCGCCGCGCCGGCTTCATGACCGGGGCGGGATTCGGTGCGATCGGCGGTATCGTCGGCGCGTTGGGCCTGATGCTGGCGTCCTTCCCGGTATTCCTTGCCGGGAGCCTTCTGACGGGGATCTATTTCTCGGCCCATGGTTTCTACCGCTTCGCGGCCGCCGATACCGCCTCGGACGGCTATCGTCCCAAGGCGATTTCCTATGTGATGGCGGGCGGGCTGGTTTCCGCGATCGTCGGTCCACAGATGGTCAAGTTCACCGCGGACGCCTTTGTCGTCCCGTTCCTCGGGACCTATGCGGCTGTGGTCGCGCTCAACCTCGCGGGCGCTCTGCTGTTCCTCTTTCTCGACATCCCCAGACCGCCTGTCCCGGACCGGGACGCCCCGCGTGGACGGACGCGGATGGAACTTCTGCGCACGCCGCGCATCGCCGTGGCGGTGATCTGCGCCATGGTGTGCTACGCGATGATGAACCTGGTGATGACATCAACTCCGCTCGCGGTGGTTGGTTGCGGCTTCTCGAAATCCGACGCAGCCGACGTGGTCACGAGCCACGTGCTGGCCATGTACATCCCGTCGTTCTTCACCGGGCATCTGATCGCGCGCTTCGGAGTCGAGCGCATCATGTCGCTCGGGCTCGCCATACTCGCCTGCGCGGGGCTGGTGGCGCTGAATGGTGTCGCGCTCGGCAACTTCTTCGGCGCGCTGGTCCTGCTGGGACTGGGCTGGAACTTCGGTTTTATCGGCGCGACCACGATGCTGGCCGCGAGCCACACGCCGGCCGAGCGCGGCCGGATGCAGGGTCTCAACGACCTGCTGGTCTTCGGGGGCGTTACGCTGGCGTCTCTGGCCAGCGGCGGACTGATGAACTGCTCGGGCGGCACGCCGGTCGAGGGCTGGACCGCGGTGAATCTCGCCATGGTTCCGGCGCTGACCCTGGCGGGTGGCGCGCTGATCTGGCTGGTGCTGCGCCCGAGACGCGCCGCGTTCTGA
- a CDS encoding DNA-3-methyladenine glycosylase gives MKGNRIPPETPAPVMEGTGRLIETDADVAEGARWLAQAEPRFAAALDLVGLLPLRRRPDGFAELLSAVVSQQVSLASARAIWNRLESAGLTDPAAVASQSEETLRALGLSRQKARYAHALAGAAIDFDALRDLPDAAVVATLTTVPGIGVWTAEIYAMFCLGRADVFAPGDLALQEAARILFELDARPKERELRTMSEAWSPWRAVAARLLFTYYRHAKGRDAVA, from the coding sequence ATGAAAGGAAATCGCATCCCCCCGGAGACCCCCGCCCCGGTCATGGAAGGCACCGGACGTCTGATCGAAACCGATGCCGACGTGGCCGAGGGGGCGCGATGGCTCGCTCAGGCCGAACCGCGCTTTGCCGCGGCGCTCGATCTGGTCGGTCTGCTGCCGCTGCGCCGCAGGCCGGATGGTTTCGCGGAACTCCTTTCCGCCGTCGTTTCGCAGCAGGTCAGCCTCGCTTCCGCGCGGGCGATCTGGAACCGCCTGGAAAGCGCCGGGCTGACCGATCCCGCCGCCGTCGCATCGCAAAGCGAGGAGACATTGCGCGCCCTGGGCCTCAGTCGCCAGAAGGCGCGATATGCCCATGCGCTGGCCGGGGCCGCGATCGACTTCGACGCGCTGAGGGATCTGCCCGATGCAGCCGTCGTGGCGACCCTGACGACTGTGCCGGGCATCGGCGTCTGGACCGCCGAGATCTACGCCATGTTCTGCCTCGGGCGCGCGGATGTCTTCGCGCCGGGCGATCTCGCCCTGCAGGAGGCCGCGCGGATTCTCTTCGAACTCGACGCACGTCCGAAGGAACGCGAACTGCGCACGATGTCAGAGGCCTGGTCGCCCTGGCGCGCGGTTGCGGCACGCCTGCTCTTCACCTACTACAGGCACGCAAAGGGAAGGGACGCCGTCGCATGA
- a CDS encoding alpha/beta hydrolase gives MTRVLNAGRREPLSGETRSVVVFLHGYGANGADLLGLADPLAEHLPDTLFVAPDAPEECPGAPMGFQWFPIPWIDGSSEEEAMRSMVQSVEDLNAFLDALMVDEDVLPEQVVLFGFSQGTMMSLHVAPRREDALAGVVGFSGRLLNPEALAEETRVRPPVLLVHGDQDDVVPSQSLPEAAEALQRAGWKEVYAHVMKGTAHGIAPDGLSVALAFMRDKLHL, from the coding sequence ATGACACGAGTGTTGAACGCAGGACGCCGAGAGCCGCTTTCGGGGGAGACGCGCTCGGTCGTCGTCTTCCTGCATGGTTACGGAGCCAACGGGGCCGACCTGCTGGGTCTGGCCGATCCGCTGGCCGAGCACCTGCCGGATACGCTGTTCGTCGCTCCGGATGCGCCCGAGGAATGCCCCGGCGCGCCGATGGGCTTCCAGTGGTTCCCGATCCCCTGGATCGACGGGTCGTCCGAGGAAGAGGCGATGCGCTCGATGGTGCAGTCGGTGGAGGATCTGAACGCCTTTCTCGACGCGCTGATGGTCGACGAGGACGTGCTGCCCGAGCAGGTCGTGCTGTTCGGCTTCAGTCAGGGAACGATGATGAGCCTGCATGTCGCCCCCCGGCGCGAGGATGCTCTTGCCGGGGTCGTGGGCTTCTCGGGACGTCTGCTGAACCCCGAGGCGCTGGCCGAGGAGACGCGGGTGCGCCCGCCGGTCCTGCTGGTCCACGGCGATCAGGACGATGTCGTGCCCTCGCAATCGCTACCGGAGGCGGCCGAGGCGTTGCAGAGGGCCGGCTGGAAGGAAGTCTATGCCCATGTGATGAAGGGCACCGCCCATGGTATCGCCCCCGACGGGCTGTCCGTGGCGCTCGCCTTCATGCGGGACAAGCTGCATCTGTAA
- a CDS encoding putative quinol monooxygenase, with protein sequence MTGTIEVPAERVDAMKDAAATMARATREEEGCFDYAFWQDVETPTRFRVYEEWRDIDCLKAHGATRHMANWRAALDGIGVVSRDIKRFVPGHATQL encoded by the coding sequence GTGACCGGAACGATAGAAGTGCCCGCCGAACGTGTCGACGCGATGAAGGATGCCGCCGCGACCATGGCGCGGGCTACCCGCGAGGAGGAGGGTTGCTTTGACTATGCCTTCTGGCAGGACGTCGAGACACCGACGCGTTTCAGGGTCTACGAGGAATGGCGCGACATCGACTGCCTGAAAGCGCATGGGGCGACCCGGCACATGGCGAACTGGCGGGCGGCGCTGGACGGAATCGGTGTCGTGTCGCGCGACATCAAGCGTTTCGTGCCGGGCCACGCGACCCAGCTCTGA
- a CDS encoding VOC family protein codes for MSDLPSAPLPDAILEAAVYVDDLDAAERFYAEVLGLEVIRRAGSRHVFFRVGSTVLLVFDPSETEKPLTNSDLPVPPHGARGPGHVCFAMSREAIAAMEQRLCAAGVAVDAAFDWPNGARSLYVRDPAGNSVEFAEPRLWF; via the coding sequence ATGTCCGATCTTCCCTCAGCACCCCTGCCCGACGCCATTCTCGAAGCGGCCGTCTACGTCGACGACCTCGATGCGGCAGAGCGTTTCTACGCCGAGGTGCTGGGGCTCGAGGTGATCAGGCGGGCGGGTTCGCGCCACGTCTTCTTTCGCGTCGGCTCTACCGTCCTTCTGGTCTTCGATCCGTCCGAGACCGAAAAGCCGCTGACCAATTCCGATCTGCCGGTGCCGCCTCACGGCGCGCGCGGACCGGGGCATGTCTGTTTTGCCATGTCACGAGAGGCCATCGCCGCGATGGAGCAAAGGCTCTGCGCTGCGGGGGTAGCGGTCGATGCGGCCTTCGACTGGCCAAACGGCGCGCGGTCGCTTTATGTGCGCGACCCGGCGGGCAACTCTGTCGAATTCGCCGAACCGCGTCTGTGGTTCTGA
- a CDS encoding HNH endonuclease, with product MDGDFRTEFTRTSGSLKHNPALVLNADYRPLSYYPLSLWPWQEAIKAKWLDRVDIVAEYEETVRSPSIEIRIPSVVVLKDYVKPQKRVAFTRFNLFLRDEFRCQYCGAKGDLTFDHVVPRASGGVTSWENVVAACAPCNLRKGSKSLHRTGMSLRRPPRPPAAEELRNMGRRFPPNYLHDSWMDFLYWDAELEA from the coding sequence ATGGACGGCGACTTCAGAACTGAATTCACGCGTACGTCGGGGAGTCTCAAGCACAACCCGGCGCTGGTGCTAAATGCAGACTACCGCCCGCTGAGCTACTACCCGCTGTCGCTCTGGCCATGGCAGGAAGCCATTAAGGCCAAATGGCTCGACCGGGTGGATATCGTCGCCGAATACGAGGAAACGGTCCGAAGCCCCAGTATCGAGATCAGGATCCCGTCCGTTGTCGTCCTGAAGGATTACGTCAAACCCCAGAAGCGCGTGGCATTCACGCGCTTCAATCTTTTTCTGAGGGACGAATTCCGCTGCCAGTACTGCGGGGCGAAGGGCGACCTCACCTTCGACCATGTGGTGCCGCGCGCTTCGGGCGGGGTCACCAGCTGGGAAAATGTCGTCGCCGCCTGCGCCCCCTGCAATCTGCGCAAGGGGTCGAAGTCGCTGCACCGCACCGGCATGTCCCTGCGCCGCCCGCCGCGTCCTCCCGCAGCGGAAGAACTGCGCAACATGGGCCGCCGCTTCCCTCCGAACTATCTGCACGACAGCTGGATGGACTTCCTCTACTGGGACGCCGAACTGGAAGCCTGA
- the xth gene encoding exodeoxyribonuclease III produces MKIATFNINGIKARIEALSDWLDEARPDVVLLQEIKSVDEGFPAAQFEDRGYNVRTHGQKSFNGVAILSKLPLEDVTTGLPGDPEDEQARWIEATVTGESQSLRLCGLYLPNGNPAPGPKFDYKLAWMERLRARAAELLAEETPFVLAGDFNIIPQAEDAAKPDSWREDALFRLESRAAFRRLVNLGLTDAFRARTQGPGHYSFWDYQAGAWNRNNGIRIDHLLLSPQAADLLNDCQIDRETRGRDKPSDHVPVWIDLAA; encoded by the coding sequence ATGAAGATCGCCACCTTCAACATCAACGGGATCAAGGCGCGGATCGAAGCGCTTTCGGACTGGCTCGACGAGGCCCGGCCGGACGTGGTTCTGCTTCAGGAGATAAAGTCCGTGGACGAGGGTTTTCCGGCGGCGCAGTTCGAGGATCGCGGATACAACGTCAGGACGCATGGCCAGAAAAGCTTCAACGGCGTCGCGATCCTGTCGAAGCTGCCGCTCGAGGATGTAACGACCGGTCTGCCCGGAGACCCCGAGGACGAGCAGGCGCGCTGGATCGAGGCGACCGTCACGGGAGAAAGCCAGTCGCTGCGTCTTTGCGGACTCTACCTCCCGAACGGCAACCCCGCGCCGGGCCCGAAGTTCGACTACAAGCTCGCCTGGATGGAACGCCTGCGCGCCCGTGCGGCGGAACTGCTGGCCGAAGAGACGCCCTTCGTGCTGGCGGGCGACTTCAACATCATTCCGCAGGCCGAGGATGCCGCGAAGCCGGACAGCTGGCGCGAGGACGCGCTCTTTCGCCTCGAAAGCCGCGCCGCGTTCCGCCGCCTCGTCAACCTCGGGCTGACCGACGCCTTCAGGGCACGCACGCAAGGCCCGGGACACTACAGTTTCTGGGATTATCAGGCGGGGGCCTGGAACCGCAACAACGGCATCCGCATCGATCATCTGCTGCTCAGCCCGCAGGCCGCGGACCTTCTGAACGACTGCCAGATCGACAGGGAGACGCGCGGCCGTGACAAGCCGTCAGATCACGTGCCGGTCTGGATCGATCTCGCGGCCTGA
- a CDS encoding HesB/IscA family protein — MNLPPKVTSRAFERLSEIDAAAQGKALRVAVEGGGCSGFQYDIALDEPRSDDLVLEGGGQKVVVDSVSLPFLANATIDFTQELIGARFVIENPNATSSCGCGTSFSL; from the coding sequence ATGAATCTACCCCCCAAAGTCACATCCCGCGCCTTCGAGCGCCTGTCCGAGATCGACGCCGCCGCGCAGGGCAAGGCACTGCGGGTGGCGGTCGAGGGCGGCGGCTGCTCGGGCTTTCAGTACGATATCGCTTTGGACGAGCCGCGCTCGGATGATCTGGTGCTGGAAGGCGGCGGGCAGAAGGTGGTGGTGGACTCGGTCTCGCTTCCCTTCCTCGCCAACGCCACCATCGACTTCACGCAAGAGCTGATCGGGGCGCGCTTCGTGATCGAGAACCCGAATGCCACAAGCAGCTGCGGCTGCGGCACGTCCTTCTCACTCTAA